In the Rhizobium sp. CB3090 genome, one interval contains:
- a CDS encoding type II toxin-antitoxin system VapC family toxin: MMAGENSAEAYEVALLDAASPFTSALAAWEAIIVLSRPDQLNCKYSEAEGAVLEWLDARNIRLQEPASPRRVLSFAVAVAEKHGLGRRHLSNFDCFHYAYAKAMSTPLLTLDQLLRETDADTVP; encoded by the coding sequence ATGATGGCGGGCGAAAACAGCGCCGAAGCCTATGAGGTAGCGCTATTGGATGCCGCCTCCCCCTTTACGTCTGCTTTGGCTGCATGGGAGGCTATCATCGTACTCTCGCGCCCGGACCAACTGAATTGCAAATATAGCGAAGCCGAGGGAGCCGTCCTTGAGTGGCTGGACGCGCGCAACATACGTCTTCAGGAGCCGGCTTCACCACGCCGCGTACTATCCTTCGCTGTTGCAGTCGCTGAAAAACATGGCCTCGGTCGTCGTCACCTGAGCAACTTCGATTGTTTTCATTATGCCTATGCGAAAGCGATGAGCACACCGCTTCTGACATTGGACCAATTGTTGCGCGAGACGGATGCCGACACCGTGCCTTGA
- a CDS encoding type II toxin-antitoxin system VapB family antitoxin, whose translation MVLSIRNEEADTLARELARIDQTTVTDAVIVALREAINMRLRREAPSETARKILARRGLSFVPNRKPVPPEAYHQLDHDLSGND comes from the coding sequence ATGGTGCTCAGCATCCGAAACGAAGAAGCCGATACGCTTGCCAGAGAACTGGCAAGGATCGACCAAACGACGGTGACGGACGCCGTTATCGTTGCGTTGAGAGAGGCCATCAACATGCGCCTGCGTCGGGAAGCACCAAGCGAGACTGCTCGAAAAATTCTGGCTAGACGCGGCTTGTCCTTTGTACCAAACCGGAAGCCGGTGCCGCCGGAGGCTTATCACCAGCTCGATCATGATCTCAGCGGCAACGACTAA
- a CDS encoding NAD kinase, which translates to MSRAFQSVCFLASTAPEAQTAREELIRLYGQTPQEDADIVVALGGDGFMLQTLHNTMNSGKRVYGMNRGSVGFLMNDYRTECLAERIEAAVENAFHPLQMSTRNTDGSTSIALAINEVSLFRQSYQAAKLKVEIDGHVRLPELICDGLMVTTPAGSTAYNLSAHGPILPLEAPLLAMTPVSAFRPRRWRGALLPNKVTIDITVLEPEKRPVNAVADNTEVKSVMSVKIAQTEDTTARILSDPDRSWSERILAEQFSD; encoded by the coding sequence ATGTCACGCGCTTTTCAGTCTGTTTGTTTTCTCGCATCGACCGCGCCGGAGGCCCAAACTGCGCGGGAGGAATTGATTCGCCTTTATGGCCAGACGCCGCAGGAAGATGCGGATATCGTCGTTGCGCTCGGCGGCGACGGCTTCATGCTGCAGACGCTGCACAATACGATGAACTCCGGTAAGCGTGTCTATGGCATGAACCGCGGTTCGGTCGGCTTTCTGATGAACGATTATCGTACGGAATGCCTGGCCGAACGCATCGAGGCGGCTGTCGAAAATGCCTTTCATCCGCTGCAGATGAGCACGCGCAATACAGACGGCAGCACATCGATCGCGCTTGCCATCAACGAAGTGTCGCTGTTCCGCCAGTCCTATCAGGCGGCCAAGCTGAAGGTCGAGATCGACGGCCATGTCCGCCTGCCGGAACTGATCTGCGACGGGCTGATGGTGACGACGCCTGCCGGTTCCACCGCCTATAATCTCTCCGCTCATGGCCCCATCTTGCCGCTGGAGGCGCCTCTTCTCGCCATGACCCCCGTCAGCGCTTTCCGCCCTCGCCGCTGGCGGGGTGCACTGTTGCCCAACAAGGTAACGATCGACATCACTGTGCTGGAGCCGGAAAAACGCCCCGTCAATGCGGTTGCCGACAATACCGAAGTCAAATCGGTCATGAGCGTCAAGATCGCCCAGACCGAAGACACGACGGCACGCATTCTCTCCGATCCGGACCGCTCGTGGTCGGAGAGGATATTGGCGGAGCAGTTTTCGGATTGA